In Neisseria brasiliensis, the following proteins share a genomic window:
- the ccoO gene encoding cytochrome-c oxidase, cbb3-type subunit II, producing MKLQQLAEEKVGFLIIFTVIVISFGLLIEVVPLFGTKAVIEPAPGVKPYNALQVAGRDIYVREGCYNCHSQMIRPFRAETERYGHYSVAGESVYDRPFQWGSKRTGPDLARVGGRYSDEWHRIHLLNPRDVVPESNMPAFPWLARNKVDAEATVARMKALRAVGTPYSDEELQKAPEMLTNKSELDAVIAYLQGLGLALKNVR from the coding sequence ATGAAATTACAACAATTAGCTGAAGAAAAAGTCGGCTTTCTGATTATTTTCACTGTGATTGTAATCAGTTTCGGCTTGTTGATTGAAGTTGTGCCTTTGTTTGGCACGAAAGCAGTCATCGAACCTGCTCCGGGTGTGAAGCCTTACAATGCGCTGCAAGTGGCGGGTCGTGATATTTATGTGCGTGAAGGTTGTTACAACTGCCACTCACAAATGATTCGTCCTTTCCGTGCAGAAACCGAGCGTTACGGTCATTACTCTGTTGCCGGCGAGTCTGTTTACGACCGTCCGTTCCAATGGGGTTCGAAACGTACCGGTCCTGATTTGGCGCGTGTTGGTGGTCGCTATTCTGATGAATGGCACCGCATCCACTTGCTGAATCCGCGTGACGTGGTTCCTGAATCCAATATGCCGGCATTCCCATGGTTGGCACGTAACAAGGTAGACGCTGAAGCCACTGTGGCACGCATGAAAGCATTGCGCGCCGTAGGCACGCCTTACAGCGATGAAGAATTGCAAAAAGCACCGGAAATGTTGACCAACAAATCCGAGCTGGATGCAGTGATTGCCTACTTGCAAGGTTTGGGCTTGGCATTGAAAAACGTAAGGTAA
- a CDS encoding cbb3-type cytochrome oxidase subunit 3, with translation MDINWIRSLFTLLIFVSFMLVIYIVFSRRNKQNYDEAASSIFDNNEDASDKNGR, from the coding sequence ATGGATATTAACTGGATTCGCTCGCTTTTTACGCTGCTGATTTTTGTCAGCTTCATGCTGGTCATCTATATTGTGTTCAGCCGACGCAATAAACAAAATTATGATGAAGCAGCCAGCAGTATTTTTGACAATAATGAAGATGCGTCTGATAAAAACGGGCGATAA
- the ccoP gene encoding cytochrome-c oxidase, cbb3-type subunit III — MNTTSQFTSNFWNIYIAAIVLLSFIGLAWLLFSQNVVKQPKKGEEVETTGHEWDGIAEYNNPLPRWWFWLYVFTWIFGAVYLVLYPGVGDWKGILNWTSHNQYEKEVAKANEQYQPLYAKFAKMPIEQVAKDPQAQQIGKNMFDTYCIQCHGSDAKGSKGFPNLTDHDWLWGGEPEQISETIEKGRTGVMAAWGPQLGEERVKDVANYVMSLSKGKDQYDEERAARGQALFNGAPANCFTCHGDKGQGIQGLGPNLTDDVWLWGGTQKAIIETITNGRHNQMPAWGNFLDKDKLHIMTAYVWGLSNKDGKAPAKKVEPAAAAPAVAASEASAPATEAASAASAPAATANTAPAADVAEVSYNANDGAVFFFATGKSDVAANAETVVADLVTAAKEGKRLVVSGYTDSTGDAAANAELSKKRAQAVQAFFEAQGVKAESIELRKPENTTAAQGNDVQGRRVEVKLEG; from the coding sequence ATGAACACAACATCCCAATTTACCAGTAATTTCTGGAATATATACATTGCCGCCATTGTCCTGCTCAGCTTTATCGGTTTGGCTTGGCTGCTTTTCTCACAAAATGTGGTGAAACAGCCGAAAAAAGGCGAGGAAGTCGAAACCACAGGCCACGAATGGGACGGTATTGCAGAATATAACAATCCGTTGCCGCGTTGGTGGTTTTGGTTGTATGTCTTCACTTGGATTTTCGGTGCCGTTTACTTGGTGCTGTATCCGGGGGTAGGCGACTGGAAAGGTATCTTGAATTGGACCAGTCACAACCAATACGAAAAAGAAGTGGCTAAAGCAAACGAACAATACCAACCGCTGTATGCTAAGTTTGCCAAAATGCCGATTGAGCAAGTGGCGAAAGATCCGCAAGCCCAACAAATCGGTAAAAACATGTTCGATACTTACTGTATCCAATGTCACGGTTCGGATGCCAAAGGTTCTAAAGGTTTCCCTAACTTGACCGACCACGATTGGTTGTGGGGTGGCGAGCCTGAGCAAATCTCTGAAACCATCGAAAAAGGCCGTACCGGTGTGATGGCTGCATGGGGTCCGCAATTGGGTGAAGAACGTGTGAAAGACGTTGCGAACTATGTAATGTCTTTGTCTAAAGGTAAAGACCAATACGACGAAGAACGCGCTGCCCGCGGTCAGGCTTTGTTTAACGGTGCTCCGGCCAACTGTTTCACCTGTCACGGTGACAAAGGCCAAGGTATCCAAGGTTTGGGTCCTAACTTGACTGATGACGTTTGGTTGTGGGGCGGTACGCAAAAAGCCATTATCGAAACCATTACCAACGGTCGCCATAACCAAATGCCGGCATGGGGTAATTTCTTGGATAAAGATAAATTACACATCATGACCGCCTATGTTTGGGGCTTGTCAAATAAAGACGGTAAAGCACCAGCGAAAAAAGTAGAACCTGCCGCTGCGGCTCCGGCTGTCGCTGCGAGTGAAGCTTCCGCTCCTGCAACTGAAGCAGCTTCTGCTGCCAGCGCACCTGCTGCAACTGCAAATACTGCACCGGCCGCTGACGTTGCTGAAGTATCTTACAATGCAAACGATGGCGCAGTATTCTTCTTTGCAACCGGTAAAAGCGATGTGGCTGCTAATGCAGAAACCGTCGTAGCTGATTTGGTTACAGCCGCTAAAGAAGGTAAACGTTTGGTGGTAAGCGGTTATACCGACAGCACTGGTGACGCTGCAGCGAATGCCGAATTGTCTAAAAAACGTGCCCAAGCAGTTCAGGCATTTTTTGAAGCACAAGGTGTAAAAGCTGAAAGCATCGAATTGCGTAAACCTGAAAACACAACTGCCGCACAAGGTAATGACGTTCAAGGTCGTCGCGTAGAAGTCAAATTGGAAGGTTAA
- the queC gene encoding 7-cyano-7-deazaguanine synthase QueC, whose translation MHNQKALVIFSGGQDSTTCLLQAIQTYGRDNVQAITFHYGQRHSIELERAHWIAQDLGIAQTVLDLSLMRQITHNALMEEGADIQTAANGMPNTFVDGRNALFLMYAAIYAKGQNIKHIIVGVCETDFSGYPDCRDVFVKSMNVTLNLAMDYDFQIHTPLMYLTKAQTWALADELGYLDYVREQTHTCYNGVVGGCGECPSCVLRERGLQEYLESKQAI comes from the coding sequence ATGCACAATCAAAAAGCCTTGGTCATCTTTTCCGGTGGCCAAGATTCTACTACTTGCCTGCTTCAGGCGATTCAAACCTATGGCCGGGACAATGTCCAAGCCATTACTTTTCACTATGGTCAGCGCCACTCCATCGAATTGGAACGCGCGCATTGGATTGCCCAGGATTTAGGCATTGCGCAAACTGTATTAGATTTGAGCTTAATGCGGCAGATTACCCACAATGCTTTGATGGAAGAGGGTGCAGATATCCAGACGGCCGCTAACGGTATGCCGAATACGTTTGTCGATGGCCGCAATGCCCTGTTTTTAATGTATGCCGCTATTTACGCCAAAGGTCAAAACATCAAACACATCATCGTAGGGGTCTGCGAAACCGATTTTTCCGGCTATCCCGATTGTCGCGATGTGTTTGTGAAATCCATGAATGTTACCCTCAATTTGGCGATGGACTATGATTTCCAAATCCACACGCCTTTGATGTACCTGACCAAAGCGCAGACATGGGCGCTGGCCGATGAGTTGGGCTATTTGGATTATGTCCGTGAGCAAACGCATACCTGTTACAACGGCGTGGTCGGCGGCTGCGGAGAATGCCCAAGCTGCGTGTTGCGCGAACGCGGGTTACAGGAATATCTGGAAAGTAAACAGGCCATCTGA
- the queD gene encoding 6-carboxytetrahydropterin synthase QueD has protein sequence MKITKIFSFDSSHMLDGHDGKCQNLHGHTYKLEITVSDGLIQGGAKDGMVMDFTDLKAIVKQEIIDPFDHAFIYDGSNERESQIAALLDGWNMKILRLNYRTTAENMSMEMFTRLKQAGLKVCSVKLWETPTSCAEYEGA, from the coding sequence ATGAAAATCACTAAAATCTTTTCTTTCGATTCATCTCACATGTTAGATGGTCACGATGGTAAGTGCCAAAACTTACACGGCCACACCTACAAACTCGAAATTACCGTTTCAGACGGCTTAATTCAAGGTGGTGCCAAAGACGGTATGGTGATGGATTTCACCGATTTAAAAGCCATAGTCAAACAAGAGATCATTGATCCCTTTGATCATGCCTTTATCTACGATGGCAGCAACGAGCGTGAAAGCCAAATTGCCGCTTTATTAGACGGCTGGAACATGAAAATCTTACGCTTAAATTATCGCACCACCGCCGAAAATATGAGCATGGAAATGTTTACGCGATTAAAGCAAGCCGGCTTAAAAGTATGCAGCGTCAAGCTCTGGGAAACGCCGACTTCCTGCGCCGAATATGAGGGCGCATGA
- a CDS encoding 7-carboxy-7-deazaguanine synthase QueE, with translation MVPIEPANPQYRIVEIFESLQGEGYNTGMPAIFIRLGKCNLACSWCDTDYLRFEMMSLHEILGRLKNYRARNIIITGGEPTIQPHLDTLLNTLKAAGYYLCMETNGLNPTPIQIDFVATSPKACYADKYAKSCIEKADEVRIVADGDVLAFCEQMERKIQAEHFYLSPCERNGVMNIYDTIRQIGLLNSRAHTTVHWQLSVQTHKWAGIE, from the coding sequence ATGGTGCCGATTGAGCCTGCTAACCCGCAATACCGCATTGTCGAAATATTCGAAAGCTTGCAAGGCGAGGGCTACAACACTGGTATGCCTGCTATTTTCATCCGTTTGGGTAAATGTAACTTGGCCTGCTCGTGGTGTGATACCGATTATCTGCGTTTTGAAATGATGAGCCTGCACGAGATTTTAGGCCGTCTGAAAAATTATCGTGCGCGTAACATCATCATTACCGGTGGTGAGCCAACCATTCAGCCGCATTTGGATACCTTGCTCAACACGCTGAAAGCGGCAGGTTATTATTTATGTATGGAAACCAATGGCCTGAATCCTACGCCCATACAAATTGATTTTGTCGCCACCAGCCCAAAGGCGTGTTACGCAGATAAATATGCTAAAAGCTGCATTGAAAAAGCCGATGAAGTGCGCATTGTTGCCGATGGTGATGTGTTGGCCTTTTGCGAACAGATGGAACGAAAAATTCAAGCCGAGCATTTTTATTTATCGCCTTGTGAGCGAAATGGTGTGATGAACATTTACGATACCATCCGCCAAATCGGTCTGCTCAACAGCCGCGCCCATACAACCGTGCATTGGCAATTAAGTGTGCAAACGCATAAATGGGCAGGAATTGAGTAA
- a CDS encoding L-lactate permease, whose amino-acid sequence MALFLSIFPIVLLIWLMVKKNSMPSYIALPIVAALIYMIKITYFGDDFMLLNATAASGLVSTLTPITVIFGAIMFNRMMETTGCIDIIRKWLANINPNPIAQLMIIGWAFAFMIEGASGFGTPAAIAAPILMSLGFNPLRVAIFTLVMNSVPVSFGAVGTPTWFGFAPLNLTPADILSIGKQTGIIHFFAAFVIPVIGLSFIVSKEEIRKNLGFIGISVFSCTIPYVALAMVNEEFPALVAGAIGLMISVFAANKGWGLSKDYPKDVNMEKVPLAQVAKALAPLGMLIGMLVITRIKQLGIKGLLTSTEPWFSFSLPGLSDITVTQSLTIMFSNIFGEAVSERYQTLYVPAWIPFVITVWICILLYKTKFKDAWTFYVGTFNQTKKPLLALMGALIMVKLMMVGGDDSMVKIIGKEFAAVAGDNWIYFSPYLGAIGAFFSGSNTVSNLTFGPIQQQIALDTGLSVTLILAMQSVGGAMGNMVCINNIIAVCTVLGIDKSEGAIIKKTVIPMAIYGVIAVLVALIFFM is encoded by the coding sequence ATGGCACTTTTTCTCAGTATTTTTCCCATCGTTTTGCTGATTTGGTTGATGGTGAAAAAAAACAGCATGCCTTCCTATATCGCTTTACCGATTGTGGCGGCGTTGATTTATATGATTAAGATCACCTATTTTGGTGATGATTTCATGTTGTTGAATGCCACTGCTGCTTCCGGTTTGGTATCAACTTTGACGCCGATTACCGTGATTTTCGGTGCGATTATGTTTAACCGCATGATGGAAACTACTGGCTGTATCGACATCATCCGTAAATGGTTGGCCAACATTAACCCAAATCCGATTGCGCAATTGATGATTATCGGTTGGGCGTTTGCCTTTATGATTGAGGGTGCATCCGGTTTCGGTACGCCTGCTGCGATTGCCGCCCCAATTTTGATGAGCTTGGGCTTCAACCCTTTGCGTGTAGCCATCTTTACGTTGGTGATGAACTCAGTGCCGGTATCGTTCGGTGCGGTGGGTACCCCGACTTGGTTTGGTTTTGCGCCGTTGAATCTGACGCCTGCCGATATTTTGAGTATCGGTAAGCAAACCGGTATCATCCACTTCTTTGCTGCTTTTGTGATTCCGGTGATCGGCTTGAGCTTCATCGTTTCTAAAGAAGAAATTCGCAAGAACTTGGGCTTTATCGGCATCAGCGTGTTCTCATGTACCATTCCTTACGTTGCATTGGCAATGGTGAATGAAGAGTTCCCTGCTTTGGTGGCCGGTGCCATCGGTTTGATGATTTCTGTATTTGCCGCCAACAAAGGCTGGGGTTTGAGCAAAGACTATCCAAAAGATGTTAACATGGAAAAAGTGCCTTTGGCGCAAGTAGCCAAAGCCTTGGCACCATTGGGTATGCTGATCGGTATGCTGGTGATTACCCGTATCAAACAGCTCGGTATTAAAGGTTTGCTTACCAGCACTGAGCCATGGTTCAGCTTCTCGCTGCCGGGTTTGAGCGACATTACCGTCACCCAATCGCTGACCATTATGTTTAGCAACATTTTCGGTGAAGCAGTATCAGAACGTTACCAAACCCTGTATGTGCCGGCTTGGATTCCGTTTGTGATTACCGTGTGGATTTGTATCCTGCTATATAAAACCAAATTCAAAGATGCATGGACATTCTATGTTGGCACCTTCAATCAAACCAAAAAACCATTGCTCGCTTTGATGGGTGCGCTGATTATGGTGAAATTGATGATGGTCGGCGGTGATGATTCGATGGTGAAAATCATCGGTAAAGAATTTGCAGCGGTTGCCGGTGACAACTGGATTTACTTCTCGCCTTACTTAGGTGCCATCGGTGCATTCTTCTCAGGCTCGAACACTGTATCTAACCTGACATTTGGCCCAATTCAACAGCAAATCGCTTTGGATACCGGCTTGTCGGTAACACTGATTTTGGCCATGCAGTCGGTAGGTGGTGCGATGGGTAACATGGTATGTATCAACAACATTATCGCCGTGTGTACCGTATTGGGTATCGATAAATCCGAAGGTGCGATTATTAAGAAAACCGTGATTCCGATGGCGATTTATGGTGTGATTGCCGTCTTGGTGGCGCTGATTTTCTTCATGTAA
- the tyrS gene encoding tyrosine--tRNA ligase — protein MSLLKDLQARGLIAQTTDIEALEALLNEQKIALYCGFDPTADSLHIGHLLPVLALRRFQQAGHTPIALVGGATGMIGDPSFKAVERSLNSADTVAGWVDSIRNQLKPFLSFEGDNAAVMANNADWFGQMNCLDFLRDIGKHFSVNAMLAKESVKQRIDRDDVGISFTEFAYTLLQSYDFAELNQRHGALLQIGGSDQWGNITNGIDLTRRLHQNQVFGLTLPLVTKSDGTKFGKTEGGAVWLNAKKTSPYQFYQFWLKVADADVYKFLKFFTFLSIEEIDAIEAKDQASGTKPEAQRILAEEMTRLIHGEAALEAAQRISASLFAEDQSNLTEADFEQLALDGLPAFEVSGSVNVVEALVTSGLAQSNKEARGFVNSKAVVINGAAVTEPNNPNHAAEKPDDAYLLTDEHKRFGKYTILRRGKRNHALLVWK, from the coding sequence ATGAGCTTATTAAAAGACCTACAAGCGCGTGGTTTGATCGCGCAAACTACTGATATTGAAGCTTTGGAAGCTTTGTTAAACGAACAAAAAATCGCTTTATATTGCGGCTTTGACCCAACCGCCGACAGCTTACACATCGGCCATTTGTTGCCGGTATTGGCATTGCGCCGTTTCCAACAGGCCGGCCATACACCGATTGCGTTGGTCGGCGGTGCAACCGGTATGATTGGCGACCCAAGCTTTAAGGCTGTAGAGCGCAGCTTGAATTCTGCCGACACCGTAGCCGGTTGGGTGGACAGCATCCGCAATCAGTTGAAACCGTTTTTGAGCTTTGAAGGCGACAATGCCGCAGTAATGGCCAATAATGCCGATTGGTTCGGCCAAATGAACTGCTTGGATTTCCTGCGCGACATCGGTAAGCATTTTTCAGTCAATGCAATGTTGGCGAAAGAATCGGTGAAACAGCGTATCGACCGTGATGATGTGGGTATTTCGTTTACCGAATTTGCCTACACGCTGCTGCAAAGTTACGATTTTGCCGAGCTGAACCAACGCCATGGTGCATTGCTGCAAATCGGCGGTTCCGACCAATGGGGTAACATCACCAACGGCATCGACCTCACCCGCCGACTGCATCAAAACCAAGTATTCGGTTTGACCCTGCCGCTGGTGACCAAATCAGACGGCACCAAATTCGGCAAAACCGAAGGCGGCGCGGTATGGTTGAATGCGAAGAAAACATCGCCGTATCAATTCTACCAATTCTGGCTGAAAGTGGCCGATGCCGATGTGTATAAATTCCTGAAATTCTTTACGTTCTTGAGCATTGAAGAAATCGATGCCATTGAAGCCAAAGACCAAGCCAGCGGCACCAAGCCTGAAGCACAACGCATCTTGGCTGAAGAAATGACCCGCTTAATTCACGGTGAAGCAGCTTTGGAAGCGGCTCAACGCATTTCTGCCAGCTTGTTTGCCGAAGACCAAAGCAACCTGACCGAAGCCGACTTTGAGCAACTCGCCCTTGACGGCTTGCCTGCGTTTGAAGTATCCGGCAGCGTCAATGTGGTAGAAGCCTTGGTAACCAGCGGTTTGGCGCAATCAAACAAAGAAGCCCGCGGCTTTGTCAACAGCAAAGCAGTCGTGATTAATGGTGCCGCCGTGACCGAACCGAACAATCCGAACCATGCTGCAGAAAAACCGGACGATGCTTATTTACTGACCGATGAACACAAGCGTTTTGGTAAATACACTATTCTGCGCCGTGGTAAACGCAACCATGCTTTATTGGTGTGGAAATAA
- the ychF gene encoding redox-regulated ATPase YchF: protein MSLKCGIVGLPNVGKSTLFNALTQSGIEAANYPFCTIEPNVGIVEVPDPRMAELAKIVNPQKMQPAIVEFVDIAGLVAGASKGEGLGNQFLANIRETDAIVNVVRCFDDENIVHVAGKVDPIADIETIGTELALADLASVEKAIVREEKRARSGDKDAQKLVDLCKKLLPHLDEGKPVRSFGLDAEELAMLRSLFLLTAKPAMYVGNVAEDGFENNPHLDRLKELAAKENAPVVAVCAAMESEIAELEDDEKAEFLAEMGLEEPGLNRLIRAGYDLLGLQTYFTAGVKEVRAWTIHKGDTAPQAAGVIHTDFERGFIRAQVIAYEDFVALGGEAKAKEAGKMRVEGKEYVVKDGDVMHFLFNV, encoded by the coding sequence ATGAGCTTAAAATGCGGCATCGTCGGCCTGCCCAATGTCGGCAAATCCACCCTGTTCAACGCCTTAACCCAATCGGGCATTGAAGCGGCCAACTACCCTTTCTGCACCATCGAACCGAATGTCGGCATTGTCGAAGTGCCTGACCCACGCATGGCCGAATTGGCGAAAATCGTCAATCCGCAAAAAATGCAGCCTGCCATTGTGGAATTCGTCGATATCGCAGGTTTGGTGGCCGGTGCCAGCAAAGGCGAAGGCTTGGGCAACCAATTCTTGGCCAACATCCGCGAAACCGATGCCATCGTGAATGTGGTGCGCTGTTTTGATGATGAAAACATCGTCCACGTTGCCGGTAAAGTCGATCCGATTGCTGACATCGAAACCATCGGCACCGAATTGGCCTTGGCCGACTTAGCCAGCGTGGAGAAAGCGATTGTCCGCGAAGAAAAACGTGCCCGCAGCGGCGACAAAGATGCACAAAAATTAGTCGATTTGTGCAAAAAATTATTGCCGCATTTAGACGAAGGCAAGCCCGTACGCTCATTCGGCTTGGATGCCGAAGAATTGGCCATGTTGCGCTCATTATTCCTGCTCACTGCTAAACCGGCCATGTACGTCGGCAACGTGGCTGAAGACGGTTTTGAAAACAACCCGCATCTCGACCGCTTAAAAGAATTGGCTGCCAAAGAAAATGCACCGGTTGTGGCCGTATGCGCCGCCATGGAAAGCGAAATTGCCGAATTGGAAGACGATGAAAAAGCCGAATTCCTCGCCGAAATGGGCTTGGAAGAACCAGGCTTGAACCGCCTGATTCGCGCCGGCTATGACTTGCTCGGTCTGCAAACCTACTTCACCGCTGGCGTCAAAGAAGTGCGCGCATGGACCATTCACAAAGGCGACACCGCTCCACAAGCCGCCGGCGTGATTCATACCGATTTCGAACGCGGCTTCATCCGCGCCCAAGTGATTGCCTATGAAGACTTCGTGGCCTTAGGTGGCGAAGCCAAAGCCAAAGAAGCCGGCAAAATGCGCGTCGAAGGCAAGGAATATGTCGTGAAAGACGGCGATGTGATGCATTTCTTGTTTAATGTGTGA
- the ubiB gene encoding ubiquinone biosynthesis regulatory protein kinase UbiB, which yields MKWLKRIKTIFRTLYLYGLSDLFINHIQQDWLRNIIGKLPQSAEYQDQTLPVRLRLALESLGPIFIKFGQVLSTRPDLIPYEYAIELAKLQDRVPPFDAQLSRRQIEKALGQSIETLYAEFETEPVASASIAQVHKARLHSGEAVAVKVLRPNILPVIEQDLALMRLGAGWLERLFADGKRLKPREVVAEFDKYLHDELDLMREAANASQLGRNFAGSDMLIIPKVFYDYCSRDVLTIEWMEGTPVSDIPALKAKGIDLKKLADYGVEIFFTQVFRDGFFHADMHPGNILVADDNRYIALDFGIVGSLTDYDKRYLAINFLAFFNRDYHRVATAHIESGWVPADTRAEELEAAVRSVCEPIFNKPISQISFGLVLMRLFEVSRRFNVEIQPQLVLLQKTLLNIEGLGRQLDPDLDLWATAKPFLTKWMNEQIGPKALFNNLKNEAPDWTQILPSLPRKLNALVDENRQQEMRDAYLHLIKVQQRQSLWLGLIAIALLLILIFK from the coding sequence ATGAAATGGCTCAAACGCATTAAAACCATCTTCCGCACACTTTATCTTTACGGACTCTCTGATTTATTTATCAACCACATCCAGCAAGATTGGTTGCGCAACATCATCGGCAAACTGCCGCAATCTGCCGAATATCAAGACCAAACCCTGCCCGTACGTTTACGCTTGGCTCTGGAAAGTCTCGGCCCGATTTTCATCAAATTCGGCCAAGTTTTATCCACCCGCCCCGATTTGATTCCCTACGAATACGCGATTGAACTGGCGAAACTGCAAGACCGCGTCCCGCCGTTTGACGCGCAACTGTCACGCCGCCAAATCGAAAAAGCCTTAGGCCAATCGATTGAAACCCTGTATGCCGAGTTTGAAACCGAACCGGTCGCCAGTGCCTCGATTGCCCAAGTGCATAAAGCGCGTTTGCACAGTGGCGAAGCAGTGGCGGTGAAGGTATTGCGCCCGAATATCCTGCCGGTTATCGAACAGGATTTGGCACTGATGCGCTTAGGTGCCGGCTGGTTGGAACGCTTATTCGCAGACGGCAAACGCCTGAAGCCGCGCGAAGTCGTCGCTGAATTCGACAAATACCTGCATGACGAATTAGATTTAATGCGCGAAGCCGCCAATGCCAGCCAGCTTGGCCGCAACTTCGCCGGCAGCGACATGCTGATTATTCCCAAAGTATTTTACGATTATTGCAGCCGCGATGTATTGACCATCGAATGGATGGAAGGCACGCCGGTTTCTGACATCCCCGCGCTCAAAGCCAAAGGCATCGATCTAAAAAAACTGGCCGATTACGGCGTGGAAATTTTCTTCACGCAAGTATTCCGCGACGGTTTTTTCCATGCCGACATGCACCCGGGCAATATCTTGGTCGCCGACGACAACCGCTACATCGCGCTTGATTTCGGCATTGTCGGCAGCCTGACCGACTACGACAAACGCTATTTGGCGATTAATTTCCTCGCCTTTTTCAACCGCGATTACCACCGCGTCGCCACCGCCCACATCGAATCAGGCTGGGTGCCGGCCGATACGCGCGCGGAAGAACTCGAAGCCGCCGTGCGCAGCGTGTGCGAACCGATTTTCAACAAACCAATTTCGCAAATTTCATTCGGCTTGGTACTGATGCGCTTGTTTGAAGTGAGCCGCCGCTTTAATGTCGAAATCCAACCGCAACTGGTTTTGCTGCAAAAAACGCTGCTCAACATCGAAGGCTTAGGCCGCCAACTCGACCCTGATTTGGATTTGTGGGCGACCGCCAAGCCGTTTCTCACCAAATGGATGAACGAGCAAATCGGCCCGAAAGCCTTATTCAATAACCTGAAAAACGAAGCCCCCGACTGGACGCAAATCCTGCCGAGCCTGCCGCGCAAACTCAATGCGCTGGTCGATGAAAACCGCCAACAGGAAATGCGCGATGCGTACCTGCATTTGATTAAAGTGCAGCAACGGCAAAGCCTGTGGCTCGGTTTGATTGCCATTGCCCTGCTGCTGATTTTGATTTTTAAATAA
- the erpA gene encoding iron-sulfur cluster insertion protein ErpA translates to MSDESPILFTDSCCTKVADLIAEENNPELKLRVFVNGGGCSGFQYGFTFDEIKNDDDFEIEKNGLTFLVDPMSYQYLVGAEIDYTESLHGSQFVIRNPNAETTCGCGSSFSV, encoded by the coding sequence ATGTCAGATGAAAGCCCTATCCTCTTCACCGATAGCTGCTGCACCAAAGTGGCAGATCTTATCGCTGAAGAAAACAATCCCGAACTCAAACTGCGTGTTTTCGTGAACGGTGGCGGTTGCTCCGGCTTCCAATACGGCTTTACCTTCGATGAAATCAAGAACGATGACGATTTTGAAATCGAAAAAAACGGCCTGACTTTCTTGGTTGACCCAATGAGCTACCAATACTTAGTTGGTGCTGAAATCGACTACACCGAAAGCCTGCACGGCTCCCAATTCGTGATTCGCAATCCAAATGCCGAAACCACTTGCGGTTGCGGTTCGTCATTCTCAGTGTAA
- a CDS encoding S24 family peptidase: MDTFKDRLAFLWKGEAKQAKIAADIDMTIAGFSRIWNEGGLPKSETLKKIKQLKGCSIDWLLTGEGEPFPDQVAPNTTAYDTLGNPVDVEEFVFVPRYDIQAAAGHGQLVGDEKPVFTMAFRRYWIENYVTRDTKNLSVISVKGDSMEGVLNDGDSILINHSETTPRDGLYVLRLNENLLVKRLQLMPGGIVNVISANEAYPTFEIDLNHLGDDIAIIGRVEWFGRNI; the protein is encoded by the coding sequence ATGGATACCTTTAAAGACAGACTGGCCTTTTTATGGAAAGGCGAAGCCAAGCAAGCAAAAATTGCAGCCGATATCGATATGACCATCGCGGGATTTAGCCGTATTTGGAATGAAGGCGGCCTACCGAAATCAGAAACCTTAAAAAAAATCAAACAATTAAAAGGGTGCAGCATTGATTGGCTGCTGACTGGTGAAGGTGAACCCTTCCCCGACCAAGTTGCACCTAACACCACGGCTTACGACACACTCGGCAATCCAGTGGATGTTGAAGAATTTGTCTTTGTACCGCGTTACGACATTCAAGCCGCTGCGGGACACGGCCAATTGGTGGGCGATGAAAAACCTGTCTTTACCATGGCGTTCCGCCGCTATTGGATTGAAAACTACGTCACCCGCGATACCAAAAATTTATCCGTGATTTCCGTTAAAGGCGATTCGATGGAAGGTGTGCTCAACGATGGTGATTCGATTTTGATTAACCATAGCGAAACCACACCGCGCGACGGACTGTATGTTTTACGCCTCAATGAAAATCTGTTGGTCAAACGTTTGCAGTTGATGCCTGGTGGCATTGTGAATGTCATTTCTGCCAACGAAGCCTACCCGACCTTTGAAATCGATTTAAACCACCTAGGAGACGACATCGCCATCATCGGGCGCGTGGAATGGTTTGGGCGCAATATCTAA